The following proteins are encoded in a genomic region of Tenacibaculum sp. 190524A05c:
- a CDS encoding rhomboid family intramembrane serine protease encodes MENLKQHFSRASMLEKIIYINIAVFMLELLISSFTGLYRSQLNFIDQWFALSSSLDAYITKPWSIVSYGFLHAGFFHILFNCFALYIFGRLFTEYFTQKQLLNFYLLGTIFGGLFFLIATNTFPFFLGKSLILVGASAGVYAIMVGIATYIPNYELRIPLVNLYIKLWQLVAFFIVMNLISLSGGNGGGHFAHLGGALFGFLYVSRASNKELNLFENISKWFKRDKSNLKTVYKSDNPTPRRKDTLRKSDNQKKIDEILDKIGKSGYDALTKEEKEFLFKQGNPK; translated from the coding sequence TGATTTCCTCTTTTACAGGCCTATACAGAAGTCAACTAAACTTTATAGATCAATGGTTTGCTTTATCTTCTTCTTTGGATGCATATATCACTAAACCATGGTCAATTGTATCCTATGGTTTTTTACATGCAGGTTTTTTTCATATACTTTTTAACTGTTTCGCTCTATACATCTTTGGTAGACTATTCACTGAATATTTTACCCAAAAGCAACTACTTAACTTTTATTTATTAGGAACTATTTTTGGTGGATTATTCTTTTTAATTGCTACTAATACATTTCCTTTCTTTCTTGGTAAAAGTCTAATTTTAGTTGGCGCATCTGCTGGTGTATATGCCATAATGGTTGGAATTGCTACTTACATACCAAATTATGAATTAAGAATCCCACTTGTAAACTTATACATTAAATTATGGCAGTTGGTTGCATTTTTTATTGTTATGAATTTAATCAGTTTATCTGGTGGTAATGGCGGAGGACATTTTGCTCATTTAGGAGGAGCTTTGTTTGGTTTCTTATATGTGAGTAGAGCTAGCAATAAAGAACTCAACCTATTTGAAAATATTAGTAAATGGTTTAAAAGAGATAAAAGCAATTTAAAAACCGTTTATAAATCTGATAATCCTACCCCAAGAAGAAAAGACACTTTGCGTAAATCTGATAATCAAAAAAAGATCGATGAAATTTTAGATAAAATCGGTAAATCTGGTTACGATGCGCTTACAAAAGAAGAAAAAGAATTCTTATTTAAGCAAGGAAACCCAAAATAA
- a CDS encoding endonuclease/exonuclease/phosphatase family protein: MAKKNQFNLFQKLLYFINSIVATILLLSYFLAFVSPKTIPVFSVASLAVPFLIVLNLVFLIYWVIKLKKHFILSGIVLAFGWLFFPPFVKLSKKSIALNSDVKVMSYNVRMFNIYNWIEEKDIDQKIMTFINEKEPDILALQEYYDSKDRKFNYPYSYFVPKSQKNNFGLAIFSKYKILNKGSLDFKKSANNAIFIDILKGKDTVRVYNIHLQSLKLNPQKENFGEANSEKLVDRLKTGFKKQASQVESFLAHEKNWKGKKVICGDFNNTAFSWVYRQISKNKKDAFEVAGSGLGKTFNYFFPIRIDFILTDEKTKIHSFTTFSEKLSDHFPVMSRINFE; encoded by the coding sequence ATGGCTAAGAAAAATCAGTTTAATTTATTTCAAAAATTGCTCTATTTTATAAATTCGATTGTTGCAACTATACTGTTACTTTCTTATTTTCTAGCTTTTGTTTCTCCTAAAACCATTCCTGTATTTTCTGTAGCTAGTTTAGCTGTTCCTTTTTTAATTGTTTTAAATCTTGTATTTCTGATTTATTGGGTAATTAAACTCAAAAAACATTTTATTCTTTCAGGGATTGTTTTAGCTTTTGGTTGGTTATTTTTCCCTCCATTTGTAAAACTTTCTAAAAAGAGCATTGCATTGAATTCAGATGTAAAAGTGATGAGTTATAATGTTCGTATGTTCAATATTTATAACTGGATTGAAGAGAAGGATATTGATCAAAAAATCATGACTTTTATTAATGAAAAAGAACCTGATATCCTCGCTTTACAAGAATACTACGATTCAAAAGATAGAAAATTCAACTACCCATACAGTTATTTTGTACCTAAATCACAAAAAAATAATTTTGGACTAGCGATTTTCTCTAAGTACAAAATTCTAAACAAAGGATCTTTAGACTTTAAAAAAAGTGCTAACAATGCCATATTTATCGATATTCTAAAAGGAAAAGATACTGTTAGGGTTTACAACATACATTTACAATCGTTAAAACTAAATCCACAAAAAGAAAATTTTGGAGAAGCTAACTCTGAAAAATTAGTAGATCGATTAAAAACTGGATTTAAAAAACAGGCTTCACAAGTTGAATCATTCCTAGCTCACGAAAAAAATTGGAAAGGGAAAAAAGTAATTTGCGGAGACTTTAACAATACAGCATTTTCGTGGGTGTATCGTCAAATTAGTAAAAATAAAAAAGACGCCTTCGAAGTTGCTGGAAGCGGATTAGGAAAAACATTTAACTACTTCTTCCCTATTCGAATTGATTTTATTCTTACGGATGAAAAAACTAAGATTCATAGTTTTACTACCTTTTCAGAAAAATTATCTGATCACTTCCCCGTAATGTCAAGAATAAATTTCGAATAG
- a CDS encoding geranylgeranyl reductase family protein, whose translation MEHFDVAVIGSGPSGASTAFHLAKKGISTVLIEKEKLPRYKTCGGGFVYRGRKNLPFDISSVIEREFHTVDVFLGNTLHFQTVREEPTITMIMRDSFDNLIVEEAKKQGVTLLEENKLTDISFDNDVAILTTDKNTISAKFVVAADGALSPTAKMAGWTEETRKLIPALEYEIEVPEEDFNRLKDQVRFDIDAIPYGYAWNFPKKNHLSVGVASTKKARINLKKYYQEYLETIGIKTILKESQHGFQIPIAPRTDGFVKRNVFLIGDAAGFADPITAEGISNAIYSGVLVADAISESELNLEKASALYEVKLHEKLIPEIKTGLWLAKWFYEQKTIRNVMLKKYGQRFSDAMADVFHGDRSYPTDIKQAITRKIKELVF comes from the coding sequence ATGGAACACTTTGATGTAGCTGTAATAGGTAGCGGACCATCGGGAGCATCAACTGCTTTTCACTTAGCAAAAAAAGGAATTTCAACAGTACTTATTGAAAAAGAAAAACTACCGAGGTATAAGACTTGTGGTGGTGGTTTTGTATACAGAGGAAGAAAAAATCTTCCTTTTGATATTAGTTCTGTTATTGAGCGTGAATTTCATACTGTTGATGTTTTCTTAGGAAATACATTACACTTTCAAACCGTAAGAGAAGAGCCTACGATTACAATGATCATGAGAGATTCTTTTGATAATTTAATTGTAGAAGAAGCGAAAAAACAAGGAGTTACTTTATTAGAAGAAAACAAATTAACGGATATTAGTTTCGATAATGACGTAGCGATACTTACAACAGATAAAAATACCATATCTGCTAAATTTGTAGTTGCCGCTGATGGAGCTTTAAGTCCGACTGCGAAAATGGCGGGATGGACAGAAGAAACTAGAAAATTAATTCCTGCATTAGAATATGAGATTGAAGTTCCTGAAGAGGATTTCAATCGATTAAAAGATCAAGTTAGATTTGATATCGATGCAATTCCATATGGTTATGCTTGGAATTTCCCAAAGAAAAATCACCTTTCAGTAGGTGTAGCTTCTACAAAGAAAGCGAGAATCAATTTAAAGAAATATTATCAAGAATATCTTGAGACTATTGGAATAAAAACCATTTTAAAGGAATCTCAACATGGATTTCAAATTCCAATTGCTCCAAGAACTGATGGTTTTGTAAAAAGAAATGTATTCCTAATTGGTGATGCTGCTGGTTTTGCTGATCCAATTACTGCTGAAGGAATTTCAAACGCAATTTACAGTGGAGTGTTAGTTGCTGATGCAATTAGCGAAAGTGAATTGAATTTAGAAAAAGCTTCAGCTCTTTATGAGGTAAAACTACATGAAAAGCTAATTCCAGAAATTAAAACTGGATTATGGTTAGCGAAATGGTTTTACGAGCAAAAAACTATTAGAAATGTAATGCTTAAAAAATACGGCCAGCGATTTAGTGATGCAATGGCAGACGTTTTCCATGGAGACAGATCTTATCCAACCGATATTAAACAGGCCATTACTAGAAAAATTAAAGAACTTGTATTCTAA
- a CDS encoding M36 family metallopeptidase, with translation MKKPFLLMTAFLLSLIAYGQNSTPKDIGVIQQHFNSLKKKSKDASLDFSEWKVTSTASSLKKGLTHYYVTQYHNNIPIVNGTYNMSVINNKVNYAIDQFVPNIAAKLTSSKTTGITPEAAIQSVITTHNLKSSANLIRTTKRSNSGDDEIHFLNSGITEDNEPITAKKVYVFQDNELKLCWNINLYEEGGQNWWNSFVDISSSKIIAEDNWVITCNFGEVEHTHVKGDNHNHKETKNFVEKNSGIPFGTKSMMVAPDSYNVYAMPLSDPDDGGRTIVTDPANLTASPFGWHDTNGAAGAEFNITRGNNVWAQEDANGNNGTGASPSGGTGLDFDFPVNLNQSPANYRDASTTNLFYWNNIMHDVWYQYGFDEASGNFQENNYGKGGSGSDSVNADSQDGSGTNNANFATPGDGGNPRMQMFLWNQTNPGRDGSFDNVIIAHEYGHGISTRLVGGRNSNTLGGSEQMGEGWSDWFGLMLTMKAGDQGTDSRGVGNYVLGQNDAGPGIRPTPYSTNRSINNTDYADINGLAVPHGVGYAFATILWDMTWLLVDQEGFDPDFYNGTGGNNIAMALVIEGLKNTANNPGFVSGRDGILQADQDLYGGQYRCLIWKAFAERGVGEGANENSNGGTNTNSDQTVSFVNPCDGGGPDPTPDVCSGDVTTFPFSESFETNFGEWSNATSGDDVDFTRNSGGTPSSNTGPSAASDGSTYIYVEASGDGTGFPNKRAVLNSPCLNFSSLTNPNLSFQYHMFGSAINSLTVEARTDNTGDWTAVFTQTGDQGNQWNAASVDLAAYASQASVQLRFIVVTGTGTSGWQSDIALDAVAIQNGGTTPDPGGCNGEITSYPFSESFESSFGSWENATSGDDIDFTRDTGGTPSSNTGPSSGADGATYIYVEASGDGTGFPNKTAILNSPCLNFSSLSTPSLQFQYHMFGSAINSLTAEARTNNTGAWTSIFSQNGNKGNQWNAANVDLTAYAGESSVQIRFTVVTGSGTSGWQSDIALDAISIGEDSGNPDPGCASLDFNSFTITPFSNQDSAGNFSVGNGGASLTLTNNTWKYIPLNYTVTANTVIEFEFSSTSQGEIHGIGFEDDNTLTSTRYFKVHGTQNYGITNFDNYAGGTQTYVIPVGDSYTGTMDRLVFINDNDAGSGNTSTFTNVRIYEGSCSASLVETASFGTRVDVLGDEDENVLASLTVAPVPVKKGNLLKIISSSNNLSNTRYSVINMLGQVLDRGTLNNNRAINIDRYESGVYILRLENEFTKANKRFIIE, from the coding sequence ATGAAAAAACCCTTCCTATTAATGACAGCATTCCTGCTGTCCCTAATCGCCTATGGCCAAAATTCCACTCCCAAAGATATAGGTGTAATTCAACAGCATTTTAATAGTTTAAAGAAGAAAAGTAAAGATGCTTCTTTAGATTTTTCTGAATGGAAAGTTACTAGTACAGCTTCTTCATTGAAAAAAGGTCTTACACACTATTACGTTACACAGTATCACAATAATATTCCTATTGTCAATGGTACGTATAACATGTCTGTAATAAATAATAAAGTTAATTATGCAATTGATCAATTTGTTCCGAACATTGCAGCCAAATTAACTTCATCTAAAACTACTGGTATTACTCCAGAGGCAGCTATTCAATCGGTAATTACTACTCATAATTTGAAATCATCAGCAAACCTAATTAGAACAACTAAAAGATCTAATAGTGGTGATGATGAAATTCATTTTTTGAATTCAGGAATTACTGAAGATAATGAGCCTATTACAGCTAAAAAAGTTTATGTTTTTCAAGATAATGAGTTGAAATTATGTTGGAATATTAACCTTTATGAAGAAGGAGGACAAAACTGGTGGAATAGTTTTGTAGATATTTCTTCTAGTAAGATTATTGCCGAAGATAATTGGGTAATCACGTGTAACTTCGGTGAAGTTGAGCATACACATGTGAAAGGTGATAATCACAATCATAAAGAAACTAAGAACTTTGTAGAAAAGAATTCTGGAATTCCTTTTGGTACTAAATCAATGATGGTTGCTCCTGATTCTTATAACGTTTATGCAATGCCTTTATCTGATCCAGATGATGGAGGAAGAACAATTGTTACTGATCCAGCTAATTTAACTGCTTCACCTTTTGGATGGCATGATACAAATGGAGCTGCTGGTGCTGAGTTTAATATAACTAGAGGTAATAATGTTTGGGCACAAGAAGATGCAAATGGAAATAACGGAACTGGAGCTTCACCTAGTGGAGGAACTGGTTTAGATTTTGATTTTCCAGTGAACTTAAATCAATCTCCTGCTAATTATAGAGACGCTTCTACTACAAATTTATTCTACTGGAATAATATCATGCATGATGTGTGGTATCAGTACGGATTTGATGAGGCTAGTGGAAACTTCCAAGAAAACAACTACGGAAAAGGTGGTTCTGGAAGTGATTCTGTGAATGCTGATTCGCAAGATGGTAGTGGAACGAACAACGCAAACTTTGCAACTCCTGGAGATGGAGGAAACCCTCGAATGCAAATGTTCTTATGGAATCAAACGAACCCTGGGAGAGATGGTTCTTTTGATAACGTAATTATTGCTCACGAATACGGTCATGGTATTTCTACCCGTTTAGTTGGTGGTAGAAATAGTAATACTTTAGGTGGTTCTGAGCAAATGGGAGAAGGATGGTCTGATTGGTTTGGACTAATGCTTACAATGAAAGCTGGAGATCAAGGAACTGATAGTAGAGGAGTAGGTAACTACGTTTTAGGACAAAATGATGCTGGTCCTGGTATTCGTCCAACACCTTACTCTACAAACAGATCGATCAATAATACAGATTATGCTGATATCAATGGATTGGCTGTACCTCACGGTGTTGGTTATGCTTTCGCAACAATACTTTGGGATATGACTTGGTTATTAGTTGATCAAGAAGGATTCGATCCAGATTTTTATAACGGAACTGGAGGAAATAACATTGCGATGGCTTTAGTAATCGAAGGATTAAAAAATACGGCTAACAACCCAGGATTCGTTTCTGGTCGTGATGGAATTTTACAAGCTGACCAAGATTTATATGGAGGTCAATACAGATGTTTAATTTGGAAAGCATTTGCTGAAAGAGGTGTAGGAGAAGGAGCGAATGAAAATTCAAATGGAGGAACAAATACGAATTCAGATCAAACGGTTTCTTTTGTGAATCCTTGTGATGGTGGTGGTCCAGACCCAACACCAGATGTATGTTCAGGAGATGTAACTACATTCCCGTTTAGTGAAAGCTTTGAAACTAATTTTGGAGAGTGGTCTAACGCAACTTCTGGAGATGATGTAGATTTTACTAGAAATTCTGGAGGAACTCCTTCAAGTAATACAGGACCGAGTGCTGCGTCTGATGGTTCTACATATATTTATGTTGAAGCTTCTGGAGATGGAACAGGATTCCCAAATAAAAGAGCGGTATTAAATTCTCCTTGTTTGAATTTCTCATCATTAACAAATCCGAATTTATCATTCCAATATCATATGTTCGGAAGTGCTATTAACTCGTTAACGGTTGAAGCTAGAACAGATAATACTGGTGATTGGACAGCTGTGTTTACACAAACTGGAGATCAAGGAAATCAGTGGAATGCAGCAAGTGTTGATTTAGCAGCTTATGCTAGTCAAGCTAGTGTGCAATTAAGATTTATTGTTGTTACAGGTACTGGAACTAGTGGATGGCAAAGTGATATTGCATTAGATGCAGTAGCAATTCAAAATGGAGGAACTACTCCAGATCCAGGCGGATGTAATGGAGAAATTACTTCATATCCATTTAGTGAAAGTTTTGAATCAAGTTTTGGAAGCTGGGAAAATGCAACTTCTGGAGATGATATCGATTTCACTAGAGATACAGGAGGAACACCTTCTAGTAATACAGGTCCGAGTTCGGGAGCAGATGGTGCAACATATATTTATGTTGAAGCTTCTGGTGATGGAACAGGGTTCCCAAATAAAACTGCAATTTTAAACTCTCCTTGTTTAAACTTCAGTTCTTTGTCAACTCCAAGTTTACAATTCCAATACCACATGTTTGGTAGTGCAATTAATTCATTAACTGCTGAAGCTAGAACTAATAATACTGGTGCTTGGACTTCAATATTCAGTCAAAATGGTAATAAAGGTAATCAATGGAATGCTGCAAATGTTGATTTAACTGCTTATGCAGGAGAGTCTAGTGTACAGATTAGATTTACCGTTGTTACTGGTTCTGGAACTAGTGGATGGCAAAGTGATATTGCTTTAGATGCAATTTCTATTGGTGAGGATTCTGGAAATCCTGACCCTGGTTGTGCTTCATTAGATTTCAATAGTTTCACAATTACGCCATTCTCTAATCAAGATTCAGCAGGTAATTTCTCTGTTGGAAATGGAGGAGCTTCTTTAACGTTAACTAATAATACATGGAAGTACATTCCGTTAAATTATACTGTTACTGCTAATACAGTTATTGAATTTGAATTTAGTAGTACGTCTCAAGGTGAGATTCATGGTATTGGATTCGAAGATGATAATACATTAACATCTACGAGATATTTCAAAGTGCATGGTACTCAAAACTATGGTATTACAAACTTTGATAATTATGCTGGTGGAACTCAAACGTATGTGATTCCAGTAGGAGATTCTTATACGGGAACTATGGATAGATTAGTATTCATTAATGATAATGATGCAGGATCTGGAAATACTTCTACATTCACGAATGTGAGAATTTACGAAGGTTCTTGTAGTGCTTCATTAGTTGAAACTGCTAGTTTTGGAACTAGAGTTGATGTTTTAGGAGATGAAGATGAGAATGTATTAGCATCTTTAACAGTTGCTCCTGTGCCAGTTAAAAAAGGAAATCTATTAAAAATTATTAGTTCAAGTAATAACTTGTCTAATACTAGATATAGCGTAATTAATATGTTAGGTCAAGTTTTAGATAGAGGAACTTTAAATAATAACAGAGCTATCAATATCGATCGATATGAGTCTGGAGTTTATATTCTAAGATTAGAAAATGAATTCACTAAGGCGAATAAACGATTCATAATTGAATAG
- a CDS encoding ABC transporter substrate-binding protein — MFKPNRGLVGCLKSVLYSLLLFSILCFTSCAKKESKFKDDEVFRYNEHSNVTSLDPAFAKDQRNIWVVNQLFNGLVQLDDSLHVKPSLAKKWDISDDGKVYRFTLRDDVYFHKHKLFGEKGTRKVMANDFEYSFTRLLDENVASPGGWVLQNVDNFKAENDSIFTIQLKQAFPPFLGLLSMKYCSVVPKEVVEFYGKEFRSNPIGTGPFKFKLWVENTKLVLRKNEYYFEKDEKGKSLPYLEAVAVTFLPDKQSEFLQFIQGNLDFMKSLDASYKDEMVTTSGELVEKYKEEVVMQKGAYLNTEYLGFFIGGESKTPIKSKLIRQAINYGFDRVKMITFLRNNIGTPALNGFVPKGLPSFNNQKGYTYQPQKAQSLIEEYKKVTGNSNVVITITTNSSYLDLCEFIQRELQNIGLSVNVDVIPPSTLRQGKANGKLPIFRASWIADYPDAENYLSLFYSKNFTPNGPNYTHFSNENFDNLYEKSIQEVDNSKRYVMYQKMDSILINEAPVIPLYYDEVIRFSRKNVNGLGINPIDLLDLKRVFKR; from the coding sequence ATGTTTAAACCAAATAGGGGCTTGGTAGGTTGTTTAAAGAGTGTGCTTTACTCTTTGCTACTTTTTTCAATTTTGTGTTTTACTTCTTGTGCTAAAAAAGAATCTAAGTTTAAGGATGATGAGGTTTTTAGGTACAATGAACATTCTAATGTAACTTCATTGGATCCTGCTTTCGCTAAAGACCAAAGAAATATTTGGGTTGTAAATCAATTATTTAATGGGTTAGTTCAGTTAGATGATTCACTTCATGTAAAACCTAGTTTAGCTAAAAAATGGGATATTTCAGATGATGGTAAGGTTTACCGTTTTACTTTGAGAGATGATGTTTATTTTCATAAGCATAAATTATTTGGAGAAAAAGGAACAAGAAAAGTAATGGCTAATGATTTTGAATATTCATTTACTCGACTTTTGGATGAAAATGTGGCATCACCTGGAGGATGGGTTTTGCAAAATGTCGATAATTTTAAAGCTGAGAATGATTCTATCTTTACAATACAGCTTAAACAAGCGTTCCCGCCATTTCTTGGTTTGTTGAGTATGAAATATTGTTCCGTTGTTCCAAAAGAAGTTGTGGAATTTTATGGTAAAGAATTTAGATCGAATCCAATAGGAACGGGCCCTTTTAAGTTTAAACTTTGGGTAGAAAACACAAAGTTAGTATTGCGAAAGAATGAATACTATTTTGAGAAAGATGAAAAAGGAAAATCTTTACCGTATTTAGAAGCTGTCGCAGTTACGTTTTTGCCAGATAAGCAAAGTGAGTTTCTTCAGTTTATTCAAGGGAATTTAGATTTTATGAAAAGTTTAGATGCTTCGTACAAGGATGAGATGGTTACTACTTCTGGAGAGCTTGTTGAAAAGTATAAGGAAGAAGTTGTCATGCAGAAAGGTGCTTATTTAAATACAGAATATTTAGGTTTTTTTATCGGTGGAGAATCTAAGACTCCAATTAAGTCAAAACTTATTAGACAGGCGATTAATTACGGTTTTGACAGAGTGAAAATGATAACATTTTTAAGAAACAACATAGGAACTCCTGCGTTAAATGGATTTGTGCCCAAAGGTCTTCCTTCTTTTAATAATCAAAAAGGATATACTTATCAGCCTCAAAAGGCTCAATCCTTAATTGAAGAATATAAAAAAGTTACTGGTAATTCAAATGTTGTAATTACAATAACTACTAATAGTAGCTATTTAGATTTGTGCGAATTTATTCAACGTGAATTGCAAAATATAGGTTTGAGTGTTAATGTAGATGTAATTCCTCCTTCTACATTAAGGCAAGGGAAGGCAAATGGTAAACTTCCAATTTTTAGAGCTAGTTGGATTGCTGATTATCCTGATGCAGAAAATTATTTATCGCTTTTTTATTCCAAAAACTTCACCCCTAACGGCCCAAACTATACTCATTTTTCAAATGAAAATTTTGATAATCTTTATGAGAAATCGATACAAGAAGTTGATAATAGTAAACGCTATGTAATGTATCAAAAAATGGATAGTATCTTAATTAACGAAGCTCCAGTAATACCATTGTATTACGATGAAGTTATTCGATTTTCACGTAAGAATGTGAACGGATTGGGTATAAATCCTATTGATTTACTAGACTTAAAGCGAGTGTTTAAGCGGTAA
- a CDS encoding S8 family serine peptidase: MKNLIKLTLTAMTAALVITSCQNEGNNANTDQNVEATANDGNIIPGQYIVVFNETKIASASKSLGDVTFTDRKAKAKSVDNLSEVSIRKMNEVISTYNLDEKRVLNYYTTKISGMAIKLSNAEFEALSKDPSVAFIEHDRVVELPKFEVESTIQHNDAQKMAQQTPCGISRAGGFANGSGKNQWIWVIDSGIDLDHPDLNVVTNSTYARSFVGGSANDCNGHGTHVAGTAAAINNGTGVVGVSAGASVVPVRVFGCSGGSATSTILAGINHVGRYDIAGDVANLSLGGYFGSGCSSSSSYRSALQGLGNSGTYVAIAAGNSSANAAFYDPACINGNRIYTVASMTCNRGFSSFSNYNMNPIDVIATGSSVLSTYLNGGYATLSGTSMASPHVAGIMHARGSGPRTSGSVSNRGESYPIAVR, encoded by the coding sequence ATGAAAAATTTAATTAAATTAACGCTGACTGCCATGACGGCAGCACTTGTGATTACCTCTTGTCAAAATGAAGGTAACAATGCAAACACAGATCAAAATGTAGAGGCAACTGCAAACGATGGTAACATCATTCCAGGGCAATACATTGTTGTTTTTAACGAAACAAAAATCGCGTCTGCTTCGAAATCATTAGGTGATGTAACTTTTACAGACAGAAAAGCGAAAGCAAAATCTGTTGATAATCTATCAGAAGTTTCTATTCGTAAAATGAACGAAGTTATTAGCACTTACAATTTAGATGAAAAGAGAGTTTTAAACTACTACACTACTAAAATTTCTGGTATGGCTATCAAATTATCTAATGCTGAATTTGAAGCTTTATCAAAAGATCCTTCTGTAGCATTTATTGAGCATGACAGAGTTGTAGAACTTCCAAAATTTGAAGTTGAAAGTACGATTCAACATAACGATGCTCAAAAAATGGCTCAACAAACTCCATGTGGAATTTCTAGAGCTGGTGGTTTTGCTAACGGATCAGGAAAAAACCAATGGATTTGGGTTATTGATAGTGGAATTGATTTAGATCACCCAGATTTAAATGTTGTTACAAACTCTACTTATGCTAGATCTTTTGTTGGTGGAAGCGCAAACGATTGTAACGGTCACGGTACTCACGTTGCTGGAACAGCTGCTGCAATTAACAACGGAACTGGAGTTGTTGGTGTTTCTGCTGGAGCTAGTGTAGTTCCTGTAAGAGTATTTGGTTGTAGCGGAGGAAGTGCTACTTCTACAATCTTAGCTGGAATTAACCATGTTGGTAGATATGACATCGCTGGAGATGTTGCTAACTTAAGTTTAGGTGGATATTTCGGATCTGGATGTTCTTCTAGTTCTTCATATAGAAGTGCTTTACAAGGATTAGGAAATTCAGGAACTTATGTTGCTATTGCAGCTGGAAACAGTAGTGCAAATGCAGCATTTTATGATCCTGCATGTATCAACGGAAATCGTATTTATACTGTTGCATCAATGACATGTAATCGTGGTTTCTCTTCTTTCTCTAACTATAACATGAATCCAATTGATGTTATCGCAACTGGAAGCAGTGTATTAAGTACATATTTAAATGGTGGATACGCTACTTTAAGTGGAACTTCTATGGCTTCACCTCACGTTGCTGGAATTATGCACGCAAGAGGAAGTGGACCTAGAACTTCGGGTTCTGTTTCAAATAGAGGAGAATCTTATCCAATTGCTGTAAGATAA
- a CDS encoding GNAT family N-acetyltransferase, giving the protein MIFETERLVIRKLLISDLQPFFELESNAKVLQYATGEVKTLDECKKELVDLIEKYEIETNDFWIYAIVNKGDEKFVGTVALVKDEDGNDEIGYRFIERYWGNGYATETCKGLISYCKEIGMKKIIGNVVNANVASERILIKMGFRKVKDFISDDIGLPETMYELEL; this is encoded by the coding sequence ATGATTTTTGAAACTGAAAGACTAGTAATTAGAAAGTTGTTAATAAGTGATTTACAACCTTTTTTTGAATTAGAAAGTAATGCCAAGGTTTTGCAATACGCTACGGGAGAGGTAAAGACCCTAGATGAATGTAAAAAGGAGTTAGTAGATTTGATAGAAAAGTATGAAATAGAAACAAATGACTTTTGGATTTATGCAATTGTAAATAAAGGTGATGAAAAGTTTGTAGGAACGGTAGCTTTGGTTAAAGATGAAGATGGAAATGATGAAATAGGGTATCGATTTATTGAGAGGTATTGGGGTAATGGTTATGCAACTGAAACTTGTAAAGGGTTGATAAGTTATTGTAAGGAAATTGGAATGAAAAAGATAATTGGTAACGTTGTAAATGCTAATGTTGCTTCTGAGCGAATTTTAATAAAAATGGGATTTAGAAAGGTGAAAGATTTTATTAGCGATGATATTGGATTGCCTGAAACTATGTATGAGCTCGAATTATAA